In Arachis hypogaea cultivar Tifrunner chromosome 2, arahy.Tifrunner.gnm2.J5K5, whole genome shotgun sequence, a genomic segment contains:
- the LOC112752101 gene encoding axial regulator YABBY 1 has translation MSASSTSSFSPDQQQQLSSNTDQLCYVHCNFCDTVLAVSVPCTSLFKTVTVRCGHCTNLLSVNMRGLLLPSSNQLHLPHSFFTPQNLLEEIRNAPSSNMMMNHHQLPNPNDLMMSNIRGGSIDQETPKPTPPAARPPEKRQRVPSAYNRFIKDEIQRIKAGNPDISHREAFSAAAKNWAHFPHIHFGLMPDHQPVKKANVRQEAEDVLMKDGFFSPANVGVSPY, from the exons ATGTCCGCTTCAtccacaagttccttttcaccgGACCAGCAACAACAACTCTCTTCTAACACCGACCAGCTTTGTTATGTCCATTGTAACTTCTGTGACACTGTCCTCGCT GTGAGTGTTCCTTGCACCAGTTTGTTCAAAACTGTCACTGTGAGATGTGGCCATTGCACCAACCTTCTCAGTGTCAACATGCGTggccttcttcttccttcttccaatCAGCTTCACCTTCCTCACTCTTTCTTCACTCCTCAAAACCTTTTG gAGGAGATTCGAAATGCACCATCATCAAACATGATGATGAATCATCATCAGCTTCCAAACCCAAATGATTTGATGATGAGCAACATTAGAGGAGGATCAATAGATCAAGAAACTCCAAAGCCTACTCCACCTGCTGCTAGAC CTCCAGAGAAGAGACAGAGAGTTCCATCTGCCTACAACCGCTTCATCAA GGATGAGATCCAACGTATCAAGGCTGGGAATCCTGATATAAGTCATAGAGAAGCCTTCAGTGCTGCTGCAAAGAAT TGGGCCCATTTTCCACACATTCATTTCGGACTTATGCCTGATCATCAACCCGTGAAGAAAGCTAATGTTCGCCAG GAAGCTGAGGACGTGCTTATGAAAGATGGGTTTTTCTCACCGGCAAATGTAGGTGTCTCTCCCTACTAg